One Triticum dicoccoides isolate Atlit2015 ecotype Zavitan chromosome 4B, WEW_v2.0, whole genome shotgun sequence genomic window carries:
- the LOC119290968 gene encoding serine/threonine-protein kinase WAG1-like, which produces MEAPHPHPPMDVHEPAPPSPPFSDISPHFPLSIADAGAGALDLSFTSTASASTSSFTTATTFSARSSLSLPSFSSSTSLSPRPHSSSTSPHWTHLAAARAATPDGVLRLAHLHLVRELGHGHLARVFLCRLKSSPPASPLFALKVVDLRDDDPSRVCHVLAESRVLSSLDHPFVPTLYARLDAGRYACFLMDYCSGGDLHSVLRRRPGGRLPVAAARFYAAEVLLALEYLHVLGFVYRDLKPENVLLRGDGHVVLSDFDLAFPASVEPAVRRRQVRQQIRRRKRRLLPSCFSSNRGSDEDDVDAKERFEFVAEPTTANSKDCVGTHEYLAPELVSGNGHGNGVDWWAFGVFLYELVYGRTPFKGPAKDVTLKNILSKQVTYPKLDGEAEAAAQLKDLVGRLLERDPRRRMGSARGAAEIKRHPFFAGVDWALIRCVTPPVVPEADAAASPTSAARQAKLGSWNSLGGSSFKKSSSFKKSSSFGRRSSYEERQGVFRKLMSWSQEGRSKKTKTSRMKP; this is translated from the coding sequence ATGGAAGCACCGCACCCTCATCCGCCAATGGACGTCCATGAGCCCGCCCCGCCGTCCCCCCCCTTCTCTGACATTTCCCCACACTTCCCACTATCCATTGCGGACGCCGGCGCCGGCGCACTAGACCTCTCCTTCACCTCCACCGCCTCCGCATCCACCTCCTCcttcaccaccgccaccaccttcaGCGCGCGGAGCTCGCTCTCCCTGCCGTCcttctcctcctccacctcgcTCTCGCCGCGGCCGCACTCGTCGTCCACCTCCCCGCACTGGACGCACCTCGCTGCCGCCCGCGCAGCCACCCCGGACGGCGTACTCCGCCTCGCCCACCTCCACCTCGTCCGCGAGCTCGGCCACGGACACCTCGCGCGGGTCTTCCTCTGCCGCCTCAAGTCCTCGCCGCCGGCCTCGCCGCTCTTCGCGCTCAAGGTCGTCGACCTCCGCGACGACGATCCCTCCCGTGTCTGTCACGTCCTCGCCGAGTCCCGCGTCCTCTCGTCGCTCGACCACCCATTCGTGCCCACCCTCTACGCGCGCCTCGACGCGGGACGCTACGCGTGCTTCCTCATGGACTACTGCTCCGGGGGCGACCTGCACTCGGTGCTCCGCCGCCGCCCGGGAGGCCGCCTGCCCGTGGCAGCAGCCAGGTTCTACGCCGCCGAGGTGTTGCTCGCTCTAGAGTACCTCCACGTGCTCGGCTTCGTGTACCGCGACCTCAAGCCGGAGAACGTGTTGCTCCGAGGAGACGGTCACGTCGTGCTCTCAGACTTCGACCTCGCGTTCCCGGCGTCCGTGGAgcccgccgtccgccgccggcAGGTGCGGCAACAGATCCGCCGCCGCAAGAGGAGACTCCTACCGTCGTGCTTCTCTTCCAACCGCGGCAGCGACGAGGATGACGTCGACGCGAAGGAGCGGTTCGAGTTCGTGGCCGAGCCGACGACCGCCAACTCCAAGGACTGCGTGGGCACGCACGAGTACCTCGCGCCGGAGCTCGTGAGCGGGAACGGGCACGGCAACGGCGTGGACTGGTGGGCCTTCGGGGTGTTCCTGTACGAGCTGGTGTACGGGCGCACGCCGTTCAAGGGCCCCGCCAAGGACGTGACGCTCAAGAACATCCTGTCGAAGCAGGTCACGTACCCGAAGCTggacggcgaggccgaggcggccgcGCAGCTCAAGGACCTCGTGGGCAGGCTGCTCGAGAGGGACCCGCGGCGGCGCATGGGGTCCGCGCGCGGGGCCGCCGAGATCAAGCGGCACCCGTTCTTCGCGGGCGTGGACTGGGCGCTGATACGGTGCGTGACGCCACCGGTGGTGCCGGAGGCCGACGCCGCCGCGTCCCCCACCTCCGCCGCCAGGCAGGCGAAGCTCGGGAGCTGGAACAGCCTGGGCGGCAGCAGCTTCAAGAAGAGCAGTAGCTTCAAGAAGAGCAGCAGCTTCGGGAGGAGGTCGAGCTACGAGGAACGGCAGGGGGTTTTCCGCAAGCTGATGAGTTGGAGCCAGGAGGGCCGATCCAAGAAGACCAAGACGAGCAGAATGAAGCCATGA